Proteins from a genomic interval of Plasmodium reichenowi strain SY57 chromosome 11, whole genome shotgun sequence:
- a CDS encoding hypothetical protein (conserved Plasmodium protein, unknown function) encodes MNNSKENDSVSKLSFKNKNIKLIKVPKFVSNKWLQYNNKDIVGLLGCNNNNNDNEITELYVQKDDSDNVKKLRCNKNNTVNTYILKQNVIKLKSTNKSVSNSAGTLNNKSNDYTNANKGKNTMNNLSKDNSDKHKEFDYVVCADLIKTCDYTYSFLPTLDKDYSSILKERHYKMNVKKERFTIIETRNEENMDVTHTLFKYYTSEDKLNNESKDKNMKNNKRLFTDNDNLNTISHSSSKQKAKQSKKMHVFDLDKAKISMFKIFEREGQNGVPFSFFTKSFNIPANHIKGILDEIAIKGKRDTDKKTVYFLKNCIG; translated from the coding sequence atgaataattcGAAAGAAAATGATTCAGTATCAAAATTATCATTcaaaaataagaatataaaattaataaaagtaCCTAAGTTTGTATCTAATAAGTGGttacaatataataataaagatattgTAGGTTTGCTTGGATgcaataataataataatgataatgagATTACCGAATTGTATGTTCAGAAAGATGATAGTGACAATGTTAAGAAATTACgttgtaataaaaataatactgtaaatacatatattttaaaacaaaatgtaATAAAGTTAAAAAGTACAAATAAAAGTGTGAGTAATTCGGCTGGTACtctaaataataaaagtaacGATTATACAAATGCAAATAAAGGAAAGAATACtatgaataatttatcGAAAGATAATTCTGATAAACATAAAGAATTTGATTATGTTGTATGTGCAGATCTTATTAAAACCTGTGATTATActtattcatttttacCAACATTAGATAAAGATTATTCATCAATATTAAAAGAGAGACATTACAAGATGAATgttaaaaaagaaagattTACTATTATAGAAACTAGgaatgaagaaaatatggATGTTACACATACcttatttaaatattatacatcTGAAGATAAATTGAATAACGAAAgtaaagataaaaatatgaaaaataataaaagattATTTACAGACAATGATAACCTGAATACTATATCTCACTCTTCTTCCAAACAAAAAGCGAAACAATCCAAAAAAATGCATGTTTTTGATTTGGATAAAGCAAAAATTAGTATGTTTAAAATATTCGAAAGAGAAGGACAGAACGGTGTTcccttttctttttttacCAAAAGTTTTAATATTCCTGCTAATCACATAAAGGGCATTTTAGATGAAATAGcaataaaaggaaaaaggGACACAGATAAGAAAACAGTCtatttcttaaaaaattGTATTGGGTAA
- a CDS encoding ubiquitin activating enzyme (E1) subunit Aos1, putative produces MEKEKIYDRQLRLWGVKAQNRMMKSNVLVVGLSGINIELCKNLILNGINITIIDNNIVDEEDIENIFFLNEHDMKEYMSVPIFKELKSINQLINIKAFIGYINLDTNNIIIEKELIYKDNEITQEEKIIKDCSYDICDYITNYTCVCISCEDYPLYKLTKINEICHEKNIGFFANMCHGKYAFLFSDFGKHIIEESYYKIKNDDNKKGNDKSIEVEYCTLSHFLNVPFSNLDKKTNDIIYYVFALILYEQDKKMNKQNKQIDEQEFLNFYNKLADKTNTQNTTELCKTYKINFSPSCSIMGGVTSQEIRKFISRQHESIPNFCVFDMNQNIVCTSMIK; encoded by the coding sequence ATGGAGAAGGAAAAAATTTATGATCGTCAGCTAAGGCTATGGGGAGTAAAAGCACAAAACAGGATGATGAAATCCAACGTGTTAGTTGTTGGTTTGAGTGGTATAAATATTGAATTATGTAAGAATTTAATTTTGAATGgtataaatattacaataatagataataatatagttgatgaagaagatatagaaaatatattttttctgAACGAGCATGATATGAAGGAATATATGAGTGTACCaatatttaaagaattaaaaagtattaatcaattaattaatataaaagcATTTATtggatatataaatttggatacaaataatataataattgaaaaagaattgatatataaagataatgaaataactcaagaagaaaaaataataaaagattgttcatatgatatatgtgattatataacaaattataCATGTGTATGTATTTCATGTGAAGATTATcctttatataaattaacaaaaataaatgaaatatgtcatgaaaaaaatataggaTTTTTTGCTAATATGTGTCATGGGAAATATgcttttttattttctgATTTTGGAAAACATATAATTGAAGAAtcttattataaaataaaaaatgatgataataaaaaaggaaatgaTAAAAGTATTGAAGTTGAATATTGTACTCTTTCTCATTTCTTAAATGTACCTTTCTCGAATTtagataaaaaaacaaatgatattatttattatgtttttgcattaatattatatgaacaagataagaaaatgaataaacaaaataaacaaattgATGAACAAGAATTCTTAAacttttataataaattagCAGACAAAACAAATACTCAAAATACTACAGAATTATGTAAAacttataaaattaatttctCACCATCTTGTTCTATCATGGGGGGAGTTACTTCTCAAGAAATTAGAAAATTTATATCGAGACAACATGAATCCATACCAAACTTTTGTGTTTTTGATATGAATCAAAATATTGTTTGTACATCAATgattaaatga